In Aquimarina spinulae, a single window of DNA contains:
- the dnaK gene encoding molecular chaperone DnaK, producing the protein MSKIIGIDLGTTNSCVSVMEGNEPVVIPNAEGKRTTPSVIAFVEGGEIKVGDPAKRQAVTNPTKTISSIKRFMGNKFSESSKEAERAAYKVVKGDNDTPRVDIDGRLYTPQELSAMTLQKMKKTAEDYLGQDVTSAVITVPAYFNDAQRQATKEAGEIAGLKVERIINEPTAAALAYGLDKKGTDQKIVVFDFGGGTHDVSILELGDGVFEVLSTDGDTHLGGDDVDQKIIDWLAEEFKADENMDLRQDPMALQRLKEAAEKAKIELSSSSQTEINLPYVTATASGPKHLVRSLTKSKFDQLIDDLVKRTIEPCRTALKAAGLSTSDIDEIILVGGSTRIPAVQEAVEKFFGKAPSKGVNPDEVVAVGAAIQGGVLTGDVKDVLLLDVTPLSLGIETMGNVMTKLIDANTTIPTKKSQVFSTAADNQPSVEIHVLQGERPMAADNKTIGRFHLDGIPPAQRGTPQIEVTFDIDANGIIKVSATDKATNKSQDIRIEASSGLTEEEIEKMKKEAEANAEADKTAKETADKLNEADGMIFQTEKQLKEFGDKLSDDKKKPIEEALEELKKAYESKDLALIQSALDKINEAWKVASEEMYKAQADAQQGGQPGPDAGAGADQSSGDDSEGSDVEDVDFEEVK; encoded by the coding sequence ATGAGTAAAATAATAGGAATAGACTTAGGGACAACCAACTCTTGTGTTTCTGTAATGGAAGGTAATGAGCCTGTAGTAATCCCTAATGCCGAAGGTAAAAGAACTACCCCTTCTGTAATAGCTTTTGTAGAAGGAGGAGAAATTAAAGTAGGAGATCCTGCAAAACGTCAAGCGGTTACAAATCCAACTAAGACTATCTCTTCTATTAAGAGGTTTATGGGAAATAAATTCTCAGAATCTTCAAAAGAAGCTGAAAGAGCAGCTTATAAAGTTGTAAAAGGAGATAATGATACACCTCGAGTAGATATCGATGGTCGTTTATATACACCACAAGAATTATCTGCAATGACACTTCAGAAAATGAAGAAAACTGCAGAGGATTATCTTGGTCAGGATGTAACTAGTGCAGTAATTACTGTACCTGCTTACTTTAATGATGCACAACGTCAGGCTACTAAAGAAGCTGGCGAGATTGCAGGCCTTAAAGTAGAGCGAATTATTAATGAGCCTACAGCAGCAGCACTGGCATATGGACTTGATAAAAAAGGTACAGATCAGAAAATCGTTGTATTTGATTTTGGTGGAGGTACACATGATGTATCTATCCTCGAATTAGGAGATGGTGTTTTTGAAGTACTATCTACAGATGGAGATACACATTTAGGAGGAGATGATGTAGATCAAAAAATAATTGATTGGTTAGCAGAAGAGTTTAAGGCTGATGAAAATATGGACCTTAGACAAGATCCTATGGCATTACAACGTCTTAAAGAAGCTGCAGAAAAGGCTAAGATTGAATTATCATCTTCTTCGCAAACAGAAATTAATTTGCCATATGTTACCGCTACAGCAAGTGGACCTAAACACTTGGTAAGATCATTAACTAAATCTAAATTTGATCAATTGATCGATGATTTAGTAAAAAGAACTATAGAGCCTTGTCGTACTGCGCTTAAGGCAGCAGGATTATCTACAAGCGATATTGATGAGATTATATTAGTTGGTGGATCTACTCGTATTCCTGCAGTACAGGAAGCAGTAGAGAAATTCTTTGGAAAAGCACCAAGTAAAGGTGTGAATCCAGATGAGGTTGTTGCGGTTGGAGCAGCAATTCAAGGAGGAGTATTAACAGGAGACGTTAAAGATGTACTTTTGTTAGATGTAACTCCACTTTCTCTTGGTATCGAAACAATGGGTAATGTAATGACTAAGCTTATTGATGCTAACACTACTATCCCTACCAAGAAATCGCAAGTATTTTCTACAGCTGCAGATAATCAGCCATCGGTAGAGATTCATGTACTACAAGGTGAGCGTCCAATGGCAGCAGATAACAAGACAATTGGTCGTTTTCACTTAGATGGAATTCCACCAGCACAAAGAGGAACTCCTCAGATTGAAGTTACTTTTGATATTGATGCTAATGGTATCATCAAAGTTTCTGCTACAGATAAAGCTACAAACAAATCTCAGGATATTCGTATCGAAGCTTCTTCTGGATTAACAGAGGAGGAAATCGAGAAAATGAAAAAAGAAGCAGAGGCTAATGCCGAAGCAGATAAGACAGCAAAAGAAACTGCAGATAAGCTTAATGAAGCAGATGGAATGATCTTCCAAACAGAAAAGCAACTTAAAGAGTTTGGTGATAAATTATCAGATGATAAGAAAAAACCAATCGAAGAAGCTTTAGAAGAATTGAAGAAAGCATACGAGTCTAAAGATTTGGCTTTAATTCAATCTGCTCTTGATAAAATCAATGAAGCGTGGAAAGTCGCTAGCGAAGAAATGTATAAAGCTCAGGCTGATGCACAACAGGGCGGACAACCTGGACCTGATGCTGGAGCAGGAGCAGACCAGTCTTCTGGTGATGATTCTGAAGGAAGCGATGTAGAAGATGTTGATTTTGAAGAAGTAAAGTAA
- a CDS encoding L-serine ammonia-lyase yields the protein MECISVFDMLKIGVGPSSSHTLGPWRAGRRWIAELKEKELFESVSAITIDLFGSLSLTGKGHATDIAVILGLCGYDPQTIDVSTIATIIENINISKQLFFNSEFQVSFDPKTQIIFNREFKEFHPNGMTFHADLKDGKKVSSSFYSIGGGFVVKEERKRKEKKRIAFKQFPMPIHKATDLLEYCTSKNKKVSEIVLDNERSLQSDAEIDERIAQVWKVMLESMYTGCHTEGTLPGGLNVRRRAYDTHKKLMGTTVYTTPTEWIEAIRNTEVKFRQILKWVSCFALAVNEVNASLGRVVTAPTNGSAGVIPAVMMYYMVIENHDANFDDVKQFMLVAGEIGSLFKKGATISAAMGGCQAEIGVSSAMAAGALTELMGGTPEQVLMASEIAMEHHLGLTCDPIAGLVQIPCIERNAMGAIKAINACEMALDTDAANAKVPLDKVIETMWETAQDMNTKYKETSEGGLAVKVNLSDC from the coding sequence ATGGAATGCATCAGTGTTTTTGATATGCTGAAAATAGGCGTAGGTCCTTCAAGTTCACATACATTAGGTCCCTGGCGTGCTGGAAGACGATGGATCGCAGAACTAAAAGAAAAAGAACTCTTTGAATCTGTCTCAGCAATTACTATCGATCTTTTTGGATCATTATCACTAACAGGAAAAGGTCATGCAACAGATATTGCTGTAATTTTAGGCTTATGCGGTTACGATCCTCAAACTATTGATGTTTCTACAATTGCTACTATTATTGAAAATATAAACATTTCTAAGCAACTCTTCTTTAATAGTGAATTTCAGGTATCTTTTGATCCAAAAACACAAATTATATTTAATAGAGAGTTTAAAGAATTTCATCCTAATGGTATGACTTTTCATGCCGACCTGAAAGATGGAAAAAAAGTATCGTCTTCTTTTTATTCTATTGGTGGAGGTTTTGTAGTAAAAGAAGAACGAAAGAGAAAAGAAAAAAAGCGTATTGCTTTTAAACAATTCCCTATGCCTATTCATAAGGCAACTGATCTCTTAGAGTATTGTACATCAAAAAACAAAAAAGTATCCGAAATTGTTCTCGACAATGAACGTTCATTACAAAGCGATGCTGAAATCGATGAAAGAATTGCACAAGTCTGGAAGGTAATGCTAGAATCTATGTATACTGGTTGTCATACAGAAGGTACATTACCTGGTGGATTAAATGTAAGACGAAGAGCGTATGATACTCATAAAAAACTGATGGGTACTACTGTTTATACTACTCCAACAGAATGGATTGAAGCTATTCGAAATACTGAAGTGAAATTTCGTCAAATATTAAAATGGGTATCTTGTTTTGCCTTGGCAGTAAATGAGGTAAATGCATCTCTGGGTCGTGTAGTGACTGCCCCTACTAATGGAAGTGCTGGTGTAATTCCGGCAGTAATGATGTATTATATGGTTATCGAAAACCACGATGCAAATTTTGATGATGTAAAACAATTTATGCTGGTTGCAGGAGAAATTGGCAGTCTTTTCAAAAAAGGAGCTACTATTTCTGCAGCTATGGGAGGATGCCAGGCAGAAATTGGAGTCTCGTCTGCAATGGCGGCTGGTGCTTTAACCGAGCTTATGGGAGGTACTCCAGAACAAGTATTAATGGCAAGTGAAATTGCAATGGAGCATCATCTTGGATTAACATGTGATCCTATCGCTGGATTGGTACAAATCCCTTGTATCGAACGAAATGCAATGGGAGCCATAAAAGCTATTAATGCTTGCGAAATGGCTTTGGATACAGATGCTGCAAATGCTAAAGTACCATTAGATAAAGTAATTGAAACTATGTGGGAAACCGCTCAGGATATGAATACAAAATATAAAGAAACCAGTGAAGGTGGTTTGGCAGTAAAAGTAAATCTTAGTGATTGCTAA
- a CDS encoding nuclear transport factor 2 family protein — MYKVSILVVLFFSGHVFSQKSISKDDQNRYEKEVKQTVLEFFEGFHAGDTAKMKTTIDKNIAVQTIVRTKEGEIKTVKNDIEKILIAIQNRPAEQKWDERLLAFKIEADSAIANAWTPYEFYVNDNFSHCGVNVFQLFNDGKTWKIIAIADTRFREGCK; from the coding sequence ATGTATAAAGTATCAATATTGGTTGTTTTATTCTTCTCAGGCCATGTTTTTTCTCAAAAAAGTATATCCAAAGATGACCAAAACCGTTACGAAAAAGAAGTGAAACAGACTGTTTTAGAGTTTTTTGAAGGTTTTCATGCTGGTGATACTGCTAAAATGAAAACTACTATAGATAAAAACATAGCAGTACAAACTATAGTGAGAACCAAAGAAGGAGAGATAAAAACAGTAAAGAATGATATAGAAAAAATTTTAATTGCTATACAAAATAGACCAGCAGAACAAAAATGGGACGAACGTTTATTAGCATTTAAAATCGAAGCAGATTCTGCAATTGCAAATGCCTGGACTCCTTATGAGTTTTATGTCAATGATAATTTTAGTCACTGTGGCGTAAATGTATTTCAACTATTTAATGACGGTAAAACCTGGAAAATTATTGCTATTGCAGATACCAGATTTAGAGAAGGGTGTAAGTAA
- the panB gene encoding 3-methyl-2-oxobutanoate hydroxymethyltransferase, with protein MSTAKKDYKRVTVKSLVEMKANQEKISMLTAYDYTMAKIVDGAGVDVILVGDSASNVMAGHETTLPITLDQMIYHASSVIRAIDRALIVVDLPFGSYQSDPKEALRSAIRIMKESGGHAVKLEGGKEVKESIKRILNAGIPVMGHLGLTPQSIYKFGTYTVRAKEEEEAQKLKQDALMLEKAGCFAVVLEKVPAKLAKEVAESLTIPIIGIGAGNGVDGQVLVTHDMLGMTHEFNPRFLRRYLDLYTEMTNAFKQYVTDVKAVDFPNENEQY; from the coding sequence ATGTCTACAGCAAAAAAAGATTATAAGCGCGTTACAGTAAAATCTCTTGTCGAGATGAAAGCTAACCAAGAAAAGATATCTATGCTAACCGCTTATGATTACACGATGGCCAAAATTGTAGATGGTGCCGGAGTAGATGTTATTCTCGTCGGGGATTCTGCTTCAAATGTAATGGCTGGTCATGAAACTACATTACCTATTACATTAGATCAGATGATTTATCATGCATCTTCTGTAATTCGAGCAATTGATCGTGCATTGATCGTTGTAGATTTACCTTTTGGAAGCTACCAGAGTGATCCTAAAGAAGCTTTACGTTCTGCAATTCGTATTATGAAGGAATCGGGGGGGCATGCTGTAAAACTTGAAGGAGGAAAAGAAGTTAAGGAGTCTATTAAAAGAATCCTTAATGCCGGTATACCAGTTATGGGACACCTTGGTCTTACTCCACAATCTATATACAAATTCGGAACCTATACTGTAAGGGCAAAAGAAGAAGAAGAAGCACAAAAATTAAAACAAGATGCTCTTATGCTTGAGAAAGCAGGATGTTTTGCTGTCGTTCTTGAAAAAGTACCTGCCAAATTGGCTAAAGAAGTAGCAGAAAGTCTTACTATTCCTATCATTGGTATTGGAGCAGGAAATGGTGTAGATGGACAAGTATTGGTTACTCATGACATGTTAGGAATGACCCATGAATTTAATCCTCGTTTTTTAAGACGTTATTTAGACTTATATACAGAAATGACTAATGCTTTTAAACAATACGTTACCGATGTGAAAGCTGTTGATTTCCCTAATGAGAATGAGCAATATTAA
- a CDS encoding RluA family pseudouridine synthase, whose product MLHEDNHIIVVNKRSGDIVQGDKTGDKPLSEVVKEYIAEKYNKPGAVYLGVVHRLDRPTSGIVVFARTSKALPRLNALFANKEAQKTYWAVVKGCPPKKHDNLTHWLKRNPKQNKSYAYTNEVPDSKKAILEYQLIKKLDNYCLLEIDLHTGRHHQIRSQLSYIGCIIKGDLKYGANRSNKDGSIHLHARKLTFTHPVKKETIAVIAPPPSDPIWKDCLI is encoded by the coding sequence GTGCTGCATGAAGACAACCATATTATTGTTGTCAATAAGCGTTCGGGAGATATTGTACAAGGTGATAAGACTGGTGACAAACCTCTTAGCGAAGTTGTCAAAGAATATATTGCAGAAAAATATAATAAACCAGGAGCAGTATATTTAGGTGTTGTACACCGTTTAGATAGGCCTACTAGTGGAATCGTAGTGTTTGCAAGAACAAGTAAAGCTCTTCCCAGACTTAACGCATTATTTGCAAACAAAGAAGCTCAAAAGACATATTGGGCCGTAGTAAAGGGTTGCCCGCCTAAAAAGCATGACAACTTAACACATTGGCTAAAGCGTAATCCAAAACAGAATAAATCCTATGCATATACAAACGAAGTACCTGATAGTAAAAAAGCAATTTTAGAATACCAGTTAATCAAAAAGTTAGATAATTACTGTTTATTAGAAATTGATCTTCATACGGGGCGCCATCATCAAATACGATCTCAGCTCTCTTATATTGGTTGCATAATTAAAGGGGATTTAAAATATGGAGCAAATCGTAGTAATAAAGATGGAAGCATTCATTTACATGCCCGTAAATTAACCTTTACTCATCCTGTTAAAAAAGAAACTATAGCTGTCATTGCTCCCCCTCCTTCTGATCCTATTTGGAAAGATTGCTTGATTTAA